In Thermodesulfobium sp. 4217-1, the following proteins share a genomic window:
- the fdnG gene encoding formate dehydrogenase-N subunit alpha has translation MGKFNRRDFLKLSFASAAMMVFDGNVAVPKVAYASTPFKLKDTKVTNSVCIYCGVGCGLLVYSKGSKVVNVEGDPDNPNSEGGLCAKGSTCFSVYDSPLRLKKPMYRAPGSDKWEEKSWDWTISELVKRIKKTRDSSFVKTSNGVAVNRTEGLAMLGGAAHGTDECYLFAKVARALGIVYLEHQARICHSSTVTALGPSFGRGAMTNSLIDVKNSDVIMICGGNPAENHPGSARYINMCKERGGKVISVDPRFTRTSAISNIYAQIRPGTDIAFFGGLINYILQNNKYQDIYVKHYTNASYLLKPEFDFQDGYFSGWDITGKSYNYASWAYQTGPDKKPLRDMTLQDPSCVFQKMKLHYSRYTPDVVEKITGINKETFQEIAQLYSSTGAPDKSGTLMYAMGLTQHTIGTQNIRAFCVIQLLLGNLGMAGGGVNAMRGETNVQGSTDMALLYNSWPGYLAAPNEKLHPNFKEYLKKITLPDCYWSNAPKFAVSMLKAWFGDAATKENDFGYDWLPKWSKPASWMYIWDNLYKNEGIKGMMIWGQNPLVSSPLGDKTGKALENLDWLMSADIFETETANFWRRPGADPKSIKTEVFMLPISSFVEKNGSATNTSRWLQMRYKAIEPLYESKEDMVVLDGLVRGLKKQFKDDPSTPSPEAMLNLTWGYGGDKYDINSVLKEINGFEVATRKQLVSFAALKDDGSTACGCWIYSGVYPPAGNLAARRKPEKEGIGLNSEWSWSWPVNRRILYNRASCDLEGNPWNPKLSVISWDSAQKKWTGRDIPDFLPTKAPSAPGGDAPFIMIPEGGGRLFVPAGIVKDGPFPEHYEPIEAPVKNLISSVQNNPVAIVFKSNIDKYAPLNDPKYPYICTTYRLTEHYQSGTITRKIPILVEEMPQVFAEIDPELAKNLGIKNGDKVELESIRGKVKAQACVTSRLQPIMIDGKKFHIVGIPWHWGFVGIDPDSGKKESFSANLMTENVGDPTSEIQESKALMINLRRA, from the coding sequence ATGGGGAAATTTAATCGAAGAGATTTTCTAAAGCTTTCCTTTGCTAGTGCTGCGATGATGGTATTCGATGGCAATGTAGCTGTGCCGAAGGTTGCCTATGCAAGCACACCCTTTAAACTGAAGGATACCAAGGTTACAAATTCTGTATGTATTTATTGCGGAGTTGGCTGTGGTCTTTTAGTCTATTCAAAGGGCAGCAAGGTGGTAAATGTCGAAGGAGATCCTGACAATCCAAATAGTGAAGGCGGGCTTTGTGCAAAGGGCTCTACCTGTTTTAGCGTTTACGATAGCCCATTGAGGTTGAAAAAACCAATGTATAGGGCTCCTGGTTCTGACAAGTGGGAAGAGAAAAGCTGGGATTGGACTATTTCTGAGCTTGTCAAAAGAATCAAAAAAACTCGAGATAGTTCGTTTGTAAAGACGTCAAACGGAGTAGCAGTAAATAGAACTGAGGGACTTGCGATGCTTGGCGGTGCGGCACATGGTACCGATGAGTGTTATCTGTTTGCAAAAGTTGCCAGGGCGCTTGGCATAGTTTATCTGGAGCATCAGGCAAGAATATGTCACTCTTCTACTGTTACTGCCTTGGGGCCAAGCTTTGGCAGAGGGGCAATGACAAATTCTCTGATAGATGTGAAAAATTCTGATGTAATAATGATATGCGGCGGAAATCCTGCAGAGAACCATCCAGGCAGCGCGCGCTATATCAATATGTGCAAAGAACGCGGCGGCAAGGTTATTTCTGTGGATCCGCGATTCACGAGAACATCTGCGATCTCAAACATCTATGCTCAGATAAGGCCTGGTACTGATATTGCATTTTTCGGTGGTTTGATAAACTATATTCTTCAAAACAATAAATATCAGGATATTTATGTAAAACACTATACCAATGCGTCTTATCTCTTGAAACCTGAATTTGATTTTCAGGATGGATATTTTTCAGGATGGGATATAACTGGTAAATCATATAATTATGCAAGCTGGGCATATCAAACTGGTCCTGATAAGAAGCCATTGAGAGACATGACCCTTCAAGATCCAAGCTGTGTGTTTCAGAAAATGAAGCTTCATTATTCAAGATATACCCCTGATGTTGTTGAAAAAATCACAGGGATTAATAAGGAAACCTTCCAAGAGATAGCACAATTGTATAGCTCAACTGGTGCGCCAGATAAGTCTGGCACATTGATGTATGCGATGGGCCTAACCCAGCACACTATTGGCACGCAAAACATCAGAGCTTTTTGTGTTATTCAGCTTTTGCTGGGCAACTTAGGTATGGCTGGTGGTGGAGTAAATGCAATGAGAGGGGAGACCAATGTTCAGGGTTCTACTGATATGGCTCTTCTTTATAACTCTTGGCCTGGCTATCTTGCTGCCCCGAACGAAAAGCTTCATCCAAATTTCAAGGAATATCTGAAAAAGATTACGTTGCCTGATTGCTATTGGTCTAATGCGCCAAAGTTTGCAGTTAGCATGCTTAAGGCATGGTTTGGAGACGCAGCTACGAAAGAAAATGATTTTGGCTATGATTGGCTTCCAAAGTGGTCCAAGCCAGCTTCATGGATGTATATCTGGGATAATTTGTACAAAAATGAAGGAATTAAGGGAATGATGATCTGGGGTCAGAACCCATTGGTATCAAGTCCCTTGGGTGACAAAACTGGCAAGGCATTAGAAAACCTTGATTGGCTTATGTCTGCTGATATCTTTGAAACCGAAACGGCTAACTTCTGGAGAAGACCAGGCGCTGATCCAAAAAGCATAAAAACTGAAGTTTTTATGCTCCCTATATCTTCATTTGTAGAGAAAAATGGTTCGGCTACCAACACTTCCAGATGGCTTCAGATGAGATACAAGGCAATAGAGCCGCTTTATGAGTCTAAAGAAGACATGGTTGTATTGGATGGTCTTGTGCGTGGTTTAAAGAAGCAATTTAAAGACGATCCTTCTACCCCTTCTCCTGAAGCTATGCTTAACTTAACTTGGGGTTATGGCGGAGATAAATATGATATTAATTCTGTGTTAAAAGAAATTAACGGTTTTGAGGTTGCAACGAGAAAACAATTAGTTAGTTTTGCAGCCCTTAAGGATGATGGCTCTACGGCATGCGGCTGTTGGATATATTCAGGAGTATACCCGCCGGCAGGAAATTTGGCTGCAAGGAGAAAGCCTGAAAAAGAAGGAATAGGCCTTAATTCTGAATGGTCATGGTCATGGCCCGTAAACAGAAGAATTCTATATAACAGAGCCAGTTGCGATTTGGAGGGCAATCCCTGGAATCCAAAGTTGTCTGTCATTAGTTGGGATAGCGCTCAAAAGAAGTGGACTGGCCGAGATATACCTGATTTTCTGCCAACAAAGGCGCCAAGCGCACCTGGTGGGGATGCTCCTTTCATAATGATACCAGAGGGCGGAGGAAGGCTTTTCGTCCCTGCTGGTATAGTGAAAGACGGTCCATTCCCTGAGCATTATGAGCCAATAGAAGCTCCTGTGAAAAATCTTATAAGCTCTGTCCAAAATAATCCTGTGGCTATAGTTTTCAAATCAAACATTGATAAATATGCCCCCTTAAACGATCCAAAATACCCATATATATGCACTACATATAGATTGACAGAACACTATCAAAGTGGAACTATAACCAGAAAGATTCCGATCTTAGTCGAAGAGATGCCGCAGGTCTTTGCAGAAATAGACCCTGAACTTGCAAAAAATCTTGGGATTAAAAATGGTGACAAAGTAGAGCTCGAATCTATCAGAGGCAAGGTAAAGGCACAAGCTTGTGTTACATCCAGGCTGCAGCCTATTATGATTGATGGCAAAAAGTTTCATATAGTTGGGATACCTTGGCATTGGGGCTTTGTAGGAATAGATCCTGATAGCGGCAAAAAAGAATCTTTTTCTGCTAACCTGATGACTGAAAATGTAGGGGATCCGACTTCTGAGATTCAAGAGTCCAAAGCGTTGATGATTAACTTGAGGAGGGCCTAA
- a CDS encoding 4Fe-4S dicluster domain-containing protein, with translation MDRVAYMFDSSKCMGCRGCQSVCKQWNDQKTDPTTFNGFYTNPPTLNPHTRMIINFYDDFTEKQNFNFLKYQCFHCGDPACVKACPSGALFQAENGIVAFDVNKCIACGYCHSACPFGIPQIGQVINKCDMCYSRVMEGSKSDETATPACVKACLGGALYFGKRDDLVKQGKEKVEILKKEGFTEANLYGENILGGLGVLSILKYEPEKYGLPKDPVFPVNTLIWKNIMHPLGLVMLGGAAGLVFLHRILQTGNKGGDQ, from the coding sequence ATGGATAGAGTGGCCTATATGTTCGATTCTTCTAAATGCATGGGTTGTAGAGGGTGCCAATCTGTTTGTAAGCAGTGGAACGATCAAAAAACTGACCCTACTACTTTTAATGGATTTTACACAAATCCTCCAACTTTGAATCCGCATACGCGTATGATTATAAATTTCTACGATGATTTTACTGAGAAACAGAACTTTAATTTTCTTAAATATCAGTGTTTTCACTGTGGAGATCCTGCTTGCGTAAAGGCGTGTCCAAGCGGTGCCCTGTTCCAAGCAGAAAATGGCATAGTAGCATTCGATGTAAACAAGTGTATAGCATGTGGATATTGTCATAGCGCGTGTCCATTTGGGATTCCGCAAATCGGTCAAGTGATAAATAAATGTGATATGTGTTATTCAAGGGTTATGGAGGGCAGCAAATCTGATGAAACTGCCACACCTGCCTGCGTAAAAGCATGTCTGGGAGGGGCGCTGTATTTTGGCAAGAGAGACGATCTAGTGAAGCAAGGAAAAGAAAAGGTTGAAATTTTGAAAAAAGAGGGCTTTACAGAAGCGAACCTCTATGGTGAAAATATACTTGGGGGCTTGGGAGTACTGTCTATACTAAAATATGAACCTGAAAAATATGGCCTGCCAAAAGATCCTGTTTTTCCAGTAAATACTCTTATCTGGAAGAATATAATGCATCCACTTGGGCTGGTGATGTTGGGTGGTGCTGCTGGTCTGGTATTTCTTCACAGAATACTGCAGACTGGCAATAAAGGAGGCGATCAGTAA
- a CDS encoding cytochrome b/b6 domain-containing protein has translation MAKKMIEKHKKATRIFHWIHLITFIVMLWTGLSLFYPAMNVMGLTFGSLRNAAFLHKYLGFFYLLLPLSYAAFNFNLFSKFIKLISTFTPEDKKWMKVFGGYLAPLIKAKEVPPQGKINAGQKLLGWIIIVFSLCLGLTGSMMFFYASFPGYLIQLVIIVHVFCGTFLGSAIIVHFYLGAVNPSSRKELGTMLGNGMIDEEYVMKHNELWYEELKK, from the coding sequence ATGGCAAAAAAGATGATTGAAAAACACAAAAAGGCTACTCGTATCTTTCACTGGATTCACCTTATAACTTTTATAGTAATGCTTTGGACGGGATTATCTTTGTTTTATCCTGCAATGAACGTTATGGGATTGACTTTTGGGAGCCTAAGAAATGCTGCTTTTTTGCATAAATATCTTGGATTTTTCTATTTGTTGCTTCCGCTCTCTTATGCAGCATTTAATTTCAATCTATTTTCTAAATTTATAAAACTTATCAGCACCTTTACGCCAGAAGACAAGAAATGGATGAAGGTCTTTGGAGGATATCTTGCTCCACTGATAAAGGCAAAAGAGGTTCCTCCACAGGGCAAGATCAATGCTGGGCAGAAGCTTTTGGGATGGATAATTATCGTATTTTCTTTGTGCCTTGGCTTAACTGGCTCTATGATGTTCTTCTATGCATCTTTTCCTGGATATTTGATTCAACTGGTGATAATTGTTCATGTATTTTGCGGCACATTTTTGGGTTCAGCAATCATTGTCCACTTTTATCTTGGGGCAGTCAATCCTAGTTCAAGAAAAGAGCTTGGAACAATGCTTGGCAATGGAATGATCGATGAAGAGTACGTAATGAAGCACAATGAGTTGTGGTATGAGGAGTTAAAGAAGTAA
- a CDS encoding ABC transporter permease, whose amino-acid sequence MNNFFINFSQAMRSISRRKRKSILAILGFLIGISATVVIASISSGVKEKTIDQIKSMGSNMIVVTAGQLKVMGNRAHQVGNVTTLKPFDYTMLRKDLPNAKVAATQQKSFTVKFSDYSAQTTIIGATPSLFSVRGYTVSMGREFTSREDRLRERVAIIGRTVIQNLNAVPEQLLGATIIINTTPFRVIGIQDPVGIDIGGQDEDNQIIIPLDTALDRLLNVTYINNIYISAPQEYLMSSYKDEAIRILRQNHNLTSSQENDFTVQDQSDIIAAQTKSTQTLDNLTVALAMIAVFIGGLGIAAVLLVAVKERTKEIGVRKSFGATKKDILTQFFIEAAILSGSGTIFGILIGLLITFIITIFTKMPFVVPFNILIPLIFVAFLMGVIFGTIPAKKAAEVDPIRAIYS is encoded by the coding sequence ATGAACAACTTCTTTATTAATTTTTCACAGGCTATGAGAAGTATATCCAGGAGAAAGAGAAAATCAATCCTTGCTATTCTTGGCTTCCTCATAGGCATCAGCGCAACAGTCGTAATAGCAAGCATCAGCTCGGGAGTCAAAGAAAAAACAATCGACCAGATAAAAAGTATGGGCAGCAATATGATCGTAGTTACAGCAGGACAGCTTAAAGTAATGGGAAACAGAGCACACCAGGTTGGCAATGTCACCACTCTAAAGCCATTCGACTACACAATGCTGAGAAAAGACCTTCCAAATGCGAAAGTAGCTGCCACTCAACAAAAATCATTTACGGTAAAGTTCTCTGATTACAGCGCTCAAACCACTATCATAGGCGCAACCCCAAGCCTGTTTAGCGTAAGAGGTTATACAGTCAGCATGGGAAGAGAATTTACTTCCAGAGAGGATAGGCTTCGCGAAAGAGTGGCAATAATTGGGAGAACCGTCATACAGAATCTAAATGCCGTCCCCGAGCAGCTTCTTGGTGCCACCATTATTATAAACACCACACCGTTTAGGGTCATAGGCATTCAAGATCCAGTAGGTATAGATATTGGAGGCCAAGACGAGGACAATCAAATAATTATTCCTCTTGATACCGCACTTGATAGGCTGCTAAATGTCACTTATATAAATAATATTTATATTTCTGCGCCTCAAGAGTATCTGATGAGCTCATACAAAGATGAAGCCATCAGAATTTTAAGACAAAATCACAATCTTACTAGTAGTCAAGAAAATGACTTTACCGTTCAAGATCAAAGCGACATAATAGCCGCCCAAACAAAATCTACTCAAACTCTTGACAATCTTACAGTAGCGCTCGCAATGATAGCCGTTTTTATCGGAGGTTTAGGGATAGCAGCCGTTCTTTTAGTAGCTGTGAAAGAAAGAACAAAAGAAATAGGAGTCAGAAAGTCCTTTGGCGCTACAAAAAAAGATATATTAACACAATTTTTTATAGAAGCAGCCATTCTTTCTGGCTCAGGAACAATTTTTGGCATATTAATTGGTTTACTAATAACCTTTATAATAACCATATTTACAAAAATGCCTTTTGTAGTGCCTTTCAATATTCTAATCCCACTTATATTTGTAGCATTCTTAATGGGCGTAATATTTGGCACAATACCAGCCAAAAAGGCAGCAGAAGTTGATCCTATAAGAGCTATCTATTCATAA
- a CDS encoding ABC transporter permease gives MIIKILSSAIKINLKQGLKVFIMIAGISLCILVITLVTSISLGARQLVNETLQQFGPTSVIVFAGGRRQPGQPFQRSTTMTLDDVRSISDQISGIAAIDSEANSNMNAKYEAQNIDTTVSGATSSFTSAWNWDVSEGRFFTERENTSMSRVAIIGSTVAKQLFQGQNPLGKLIRIGTTPFTVIGVLSTLGTTPNGMDRDNRIVIPLNTMLKRMLNQTYITMMRIKFAPGTNITNVAGEISTILRYNHKLTAQGLPDDFTIITPDQVMEFLNRINSTLNIFLVVSTIVSIIIGSVVVSNIMQASISEREKEIALRRAFGATKSLIVIQVFLEIFVISIIGSIFGATLGAVLGLIMGHFTGINVSISPILFLVAFSVSTIIALIAGIQPALKASSYDPAVVLQR, from the coding sequence ATGATCATCAAGATTCTTTCTTCAGCAATAAAAATAAACTTAAAACAAGGCTTGAAGGTTTTTATTATGATAGCAGGAATATCTCTTTGTATTCTTGTGATTACACTGGTAACCTCGATAAGCCTTGGAGCAAGACAGCTTGTAAATGAAACCCTCCAACAATTTGGTCCTACATCTGTTATAGTCTTTGCAGGCGGCAGAAGACAGCCAGGTCAGCCTTTCCAAAGATCTACTACCATGACGTTAGATGATGTTCGCTCAATTAGCGATCAGATAAGCGGCATTGCAGCAATAGACTCTGAAGCAAACAGTAATATGAACGCAAAGTATGAAGCACAAAACATAGATACAACCGTTTCAGGCGCTACATCTTCATTTACATCAGCTTGGAATTGGGACGTATCTGAAGGAAGATTTTTTACCGAAAGAGAAAATACCTCTATGTCAAGGGTAGCCATAATCGGTAGTACGGTTGCAAAGCAGCTATTTCAAGGTCAAAACCCTCTTGGCAAGCTGATCAGAATTGGCACTACACCATTTACAGTTATTGGAGTGCTAAGCACACTTGGTACTACTCCAAACGGAATGGACAGAGACAATAGGATCGTCATACCTCTCAACACAATGTTAAAAAGAATGTTGAACCAGACATACATTACTATGATGAGAATAAAATTTGCACCGGGTACAAATATAACTAACGTTGCAGGAGAAATTAGTACAATCTTAAGATATAACCACAAACTCACTGCCCAGGGACTACCAGATGACTTTACTATCATAACACCCGATCAGGTAATGGAATTCTTGAACAGGATTAACTCTACTTTAAATATATTTCTCGTTGTTTCAACTATAGTCTCTATAATAATTGGTTCTGTTGTAGTTTCTAATATAATGCAGGCATCAATATCTGAAAGAGAAAAAGAAATAGCTCTTAGAAGGGCTTTCGGAGCCACAAAGTCTCTTATTGTAATACAGGTATTTCTCGAAATATTTGTAATCAGCATCATCGGTTCAATTTTTGGAGCAACCTTAGGGGCTGTTCTTGGCTTAATAATGGGACATTTTACTGGAATAAATGTCTCAATTAGCCCCATACTATTTCTTGTGGCTTTTAGCGTCTCTACTATAATTGCTTTAATTGCTGGGATTCAACCAGCACTGAAGGCTAGCTCATACGATCCAGCGGTAGTGCTACAAAGATGA
- a CDS encoding ABC transporter ATP-binding protein, translating to MSEKIIELDDIQKVYKSGTLETIVLKGISFIIEKGEFAAIMAPSGSGKTTLMNIIGLLDRPTGGRYFLDNKEASKLSDNELAHLRNQYIGFIFQQFHLLPDLTAIENVLLPSVYAQNPPSDIKDRAKKYLETVGLGERLNFYPSELSGGQQQRVAIARSLINNPKLILADEPTGNLDPQSGMEILSVFQKLNEDGITILMVTHSPEIALFTNRVITLSFGKVLKEDVVKNPKSAQEELQKMYVINT from the coding sequence ATGAGCGAAAAAATCATAGAATTAGATGACATCCAAAAGGTTTACAAATCAGGCACTCTTGAAACAATCGTTTTAAAGGGCATAAGCTTTATAATAGAAAAAGGAGAATTTGCCGCAATTATGGCTCCTTCAGGCAGCGGCAAAACCACCTTGATGAATATAATCGGACTCTTGGATAGGCCTACGGGTGGCAGATATTTTCTCGATAACAAAGAGGCATCAAAGCTATCTGACAATGAGCTTGCCCATCTGAGAAACCAATATATCGGTTTTATATTCCAACAATTTCATCTTTTGCCCGATCTTACAGCAATTGAAAATGTCTTACTCCCTTCTGTCTATGCACAAAATCCTCCATCAGATATCAAGGACAGGGCTAAAAAATATCTTGAAACCGTTGGATTGGGAGAAAGGCTTAATTTTTATCCATCTGAGCTATCAGGCGGCCAGCAACAAAGGGTAGCCATTGCAAGATCTCTAATAAACAACCCAAAATTAATCTTAGCAGACGAGCCAACCGGAAACCTTGACCCGCAATCAGGTATGGAGATCTTGTCAGTTTTTCAAAAGCTAAACGAAGATGGCATTACAATACTGATGGTCACTCACTCTCCCGAAATAGCCCTCTTTACAAATAGAGTCATTACTCTCAGTTTTGGAAAAGTCTTAAAAGAAGACGTAGTAAAAAATCCAAAATCAGCTCAAGAGGAATTACAAAAAATGTATGTGATCAATACATGA
- a CDS encoding efflux RND transporter periplasmic adaptor subunit has product MLKIFKQKKVIALIIVLIIIIAGSFYGYNAYMNNLKKSQQAIKTADVTKRTITELVNSTGTINPQVGAQINVGARVTGQVTKLNVQVGTIVKSGEVLAEIDPRPQIAVLNQAQANYQAALSNYNYAKVTYERYAKLFEEGLISKDKYDSSKADYLAQKGTVDAASAALNTAQVNLEYCTITAPIGGMVSAVTTHQGETVVSGMNAPNFVTIDDLDKLEVDASVDETDIGKVKVGMPASFTVLAYPDKTFTGTVAAIYPTSTVVSNVVYYTTVITIDSNPQHLLMPGMTANVNIKAQEKTGVIAVPNLALKTFGNQTVVFVQTSPGSFEKRAVKTGLSDLDYTEITSGLKEGDKVIVGDIPESILKNSK; this is encoded by the coding sequence ATGTTAAAGATCTTTAAACAAAAAAAGGTAATAGCCTTAATTATCGTCTTAATAATAATTATTGCAGGTTCATTTTATGGATATAACGCCTATATGAACAATCTAAAAAAGTCACAGCAGGCGATTAAAACAGCAGACGTAACAAAGAGAACTATTACAGAATTGGTAAACTCTACTGGAACAATTAATCCCCAAGTCGGGGCGCAAATTAACGTGGGCGCAAGAGTAACAGGTCAGGTCACAAAATTAAATGTACAAGTGGGTACTATAGTTAAGTCAGGAGAAGTCTTAGCTGAAATAGACCCAAGGCCTCAAATTGCAGTACTAAATCAAGCTCAGGCAAATTACCAGGCAGCATTGAGCAATTATAACTATGCAAAGGTTACATACGAAAGATATGCCAAGCTCTTCGAAGAAGGACTCATTTCTAAAGATAAATACGATAGCTCAAAAGCAGACTATCTTGCTCAAAAGGGTACTGTCGATGCAGCATCTGCAGCCCTAAACACCGCGCAGGTAAACCTTGAATATTGTACTATTACCGCTCCAATAGGCGGAATGGTATCAGCTGTTACTACCCACCAGGGTGAAACAGTAGTATCTGGAATGAACGCCCCCAATTTCGTAACGATTGATGACCTTGACAAGCTTGAGGTAGATGCCTCTGTCGATGAGACAGACATAGGCAAAGTAAAGGTAGGAATGCCAGCATCATTTACTGTTCTTGCTTATCCAGACAAAACTTTCACAGGAACAGTTGCAGCGATATATCCAACTTCCACAGTTGTAAGTAACGTAGTATATTACACAACGGTCATAACCATTGATTCTAATCCACAACATCTTTTGATGCCTGGAATGACAGCAAATGTAAATATCAAGGCTCAAGAAAAAACAGGTGTGATTGCAGTTCCAAACCTTGCCCTGAAGACTTTTGGTAATCAGACAGTTGTATTTGTACAAACCAGTCCTGGATCATTCGAAAAAAGAGCAGTCAAGACTGGCTTATCCGATTTAGACTATACTGAGATAACTAGCGGGTTAAAAGAAGGCGACAAAGTAATAGTAGGAGATATTCCAGAAAGTATATTGAAGAATTCAAAATGA
- a CDS encoding TolC family protein, protein MTQKIKVLNYPLIICFSILLLFVLTTCTLELQPLIASADDSSALTLDDALKIAKENNKTLQAQYYQMQSAKETYIQALGYRLPDVTGSLNYERNRAMSTNNASFGSKDNFSYSLDASQLLYDFGATNSYIQSAYHSYKQSEKQYTDTLRQIEYQVKQNYLGVLSADQLYNTAKEGLDLANLVLKYTQSEFDVGLVARSDVLSADVEAQNAKISLLNAQNQINVSLANLANVLGYDPRKDFNIAQTAYSSAPKLIKTDSSDEIFSMAIKNRPDIAAAVEGIDAARYTLKNLKSSLYPKINLVGDYSRSDSKFPPENYSWFYGVTATVTFYNGGQNVSKIRQEQDILNSLIKTKDNLEDSVKLAVWTDILNLNNAYSTFELSDVAVKSAEENLKVNEAQYREGLNSIIDLTTARNNYISAKNQRIINEYNYYLSLAALERDIGVKFLNIENY, encoded by the coding sequence ATGACTCAAAAAATTAAAGTTTTAAATTACCCACTAATAATTTGCTTTAGTATTTTACTACTTTTTGTGCTAACAACTTGTACCTTAGAACTTCAGCCACTTATCGCGTCTGCTGATGATTCGAGTGCCCTCACTCTTGACGATGCACTAAAAATTGCTAAGGAAAACAACAAAACTCTTCAAGCGCAATATTATCAGATGCAATCTGCAAAAGAAACGTACATTCAAGCTTTGGGCTATAGATTACCTGATGTCACAGGATCACTAAACTATGAGAGAAACCGAGCTATGTCAACAAATAATGCGTCATTCGGCTCAAAGGACAATTTCTCATATTCACTGGATGCAAGTCAGCTCCTCTACGACTTTGGGGCCACGAACTCATATATACAGAGCGCTTATCACTCTTACAAACAAAGTGAAAAACAATACACCGACACTCTTCGCCAGATAGAATATCAGGTAAAACAAAACTATTTAGGCGTCCTGTCAGCAGACCAGCTATACAATACAGCCAAAGAAGGCTTAGATCTTGCAAACCTGGTATTAAAATACACTCAATCAGAATTTGACGTTGGCTTAGTCGCCAGATCAGACGTTTTATCAGCAGATGTTGAAGCGCAAAACGCAAAGATTTCTCTTTTAAATGCACAAAATCAAATTAATGTCAGTCTCGCTAATTTAGCAAATGTTTTAGGCTATGACCCCAGAAAAGATTTTAATATTGCTCAAACAGCATATAGCAGCGCACCAAAATTAATAAAAACAGACTCTTCAGATGAAATTTTCTCTATGGCAATAAAAAACAGACCCGATATCGCAGCCGCCGTTGAAGGCATTGACGCAGCAAGATATACATTAAAAAATCTTAAAAGTTCACTTTACCCAAAGATTAATTTAGTTGGCGATTATTCGAGAAGCGACAGCAAATTTCCACCAGAAAACTATTCATGGTTCTACGGCGTAACCGCAACAGTGACCTTTTACAACGGCGGACAAAACGTTTCAAAGATCAGACAGGAACAGGATATATTGAACTCTCTAATAAAAACAAAGGATAACTTAGAGGACTCAGTGAAGCTCGCTGTATGGACTGACATATTGAATTTAAACAACGCTTATTCTACATTTGAACTTTCTGATGTTGCAGTAAAAAGCGCTGAAGAGAACCTAAAGGTAAATGAAGCCCAATATAGAGAGGGCTTGAATTCAATAATCGATCTAACAACAGCCAGAAATAACTATATTTCGGCAAAAAATCAAAGGATAATAAATGAATATAATTACTATCTTAGTCTTGCTGCTCTCGAAAGAGATATAGGCGTAAAATTTCTCAACATAGAAAATTATTAA